The DNA segment AGGTTCAATACTTGATTGTTCTTTTGAAAGACCAGTCATTTTTTTAATGTCTGAAATGATATCAGGAGAACTTAACAGTTGGTTAATCTCCTCATATCTATCAATAAAAGGCAGTAATTTATCTTTTAGCATTGTTGTCTATATTTTTTATAAAAATGTTCTATTATAATGTATTAATTATAGAGCGTTAACTTTTACTTGTAATCTACTAACTTTTCTTGAAGCATTCGCTTTTTTAAGAATACCTTTTGAAACGCAGTGATGTAAGTATTTGTTAGCCGTTTTCATTGCTTCAACCGCTTTATCTTTATCTGCAGTTTCAACCGCAGCTAATACGTTTTTAACAACATTTTTAATTCTTGTTTTATAGAATCTATTTCTTTCTGTTTTGATTCCAGTTTGTCTTGCTCTTTTTTCAGCAGATTTATGATTTGCCATATTAATTTAACCTCTTTGTAAAATTTTTAAGGGTAGAATATTACCTAAATAACTTTAAAGTTAGTTTAAAATAAGCTTAGTTTAATAAAAAACAGGAAGAGTCAACAGATGAAACTATTTGGAACTGATGGTGTAAGAGGTAAAGCAGGGGAGTATCTTGATGCAATTACCGTATTAAAGCTGGCAAAAGCAGCTGGAATATATTTTAAAAAATATTCAACTACAAAGAAGATTTTAGTTGGAAAAGATACAAGAAGAAGTGGATATATGATAGAAAATGCACTTGTAAGTGGACTTACTTCAGTTGGATACAATGTTATTCAAATTGGACCAATGCCAACTCCAGCAATTGCATATTTGACTGAATCTATGAGATGTGATGCAGGAATTATGATTTCTGCTTCTCATAATCCTTTTGAAGATAATGGAATTAAATTTTTTAACAATCATGGAGATAAACTAGGAATTGAGAGTGAAGCTGAGATTGAAAAAATATTTCACAATGACGATTTACTTCAAGCAGAAGAAGCAACAGGGAGAAATATAGGCTCTTCAAAAAGAATTGATGATGTTATAGGAAGATATATTGTTTCAATTAAAAGTTCATTTCCCCATGATTTAGCGCTAAATGGGATAAGAGTTGTTCTTGATTGTGCAAATGGAGCAGCTTATAAAGTTGCACCTACAATTTTAGATGAATTGGGTGCTGATGTAATCACTGTAAATAACAAACCAAACGGTTACAACATAAATGAGAGTTGTGGTGCACTTCATCCAGAAGAGGTTTGTAATTTAGTTAAAGAGTATAGAGCTGACATTGGTATAGCTTTAGATGGTGATGCTGATAGACTTGTTGTTGTTGATGAAGAGGGAGAAGTTGTTGATGGAGATAAACTTCTAGGAGCTTTGGCACTATTTTTGAAAAATGAGAAGATGCTAAAAGGTGATGCTTGTGTAGCAACAGTAATGTCAAACAAAGCCCTTGAAGATTTTTTGGCAATCCATAAAATAGGTCTAATAAGAGCTAATGTTGGAGATAAATATGTTTTAGATGAGATGAAGAAAAATGGTGTAAATTTTGGTGGTGAACAAAGTGGACATATTATTTTTTCTGATGTTGCAAAAACAGGTGATGGTTTAGCTTCAGCTCTACAAGTTTTAGCACTTATTTTAAGAAGTGGGAAAAAAGCAAGTGAAGTGTTGAACCCTTTTGAACTTTATCCTCAAAAATTGGTTAATGTTAAAGTATTAGAGAAAAAACCATTAAATGAGATTGATGGCTTAGAAGATATTTTAAAAGGTATTAGAGAAAAAGGTATTAGAGAGTTAATTAGATACTCAGGAACTGAAAATAAAATTAGACTTCTTTTAGAGGGTAAAGATAAAAAAGAGGTTGAAAAGTCTATGAAAGAGTTAGAGTCTTTCATTAAAAAAGTTTTATGATAGATAAATTTAAAATAGCTTGTTCTATTTTTATTGCATTATTAATAGTTGACCAAGTTATAAAATTTGGCTTTGCACACTTTGGTTGGGGTGTGCAAGGTCCTATTATCTCTTTACAACTTGCATATAATTATGGAGTAGCATTCTCAATGTTCTCTTTTTTGGCTGAATATTTAAAATATATTCAGTTAACTCTTGTGATTATTGGAAGCTTTTATTTATATAAAAATCAATATCTTTTTAAAGAGTACTATCTTGCAATTGCACTTTTATATGCAGGAGGCTTGTCAAATATTCTAGATAGGTTTACATATGGTGCAGTGGTGGATTATGTATATTGGCACTATATGTTTGAGTTTGCAATATTTAACTTAGCTGATGTGTTAATAGATTTAGCTGTTGCTTTAATAATATATAAGCAATTTAGGAATTCAAAAAAGAGTCAAGAGACTCTTTAGCTTTGGTAGTTAATGGAAATTTAGCTATAATCCACAAAAAATAAAATTAAAGCGAGTGATTAATGGGTCAAACTATTACAGAAAAAATATTTAGTGAACACGTAGGAAAAGAGGTTTACGCTGGAGAAATAGTTAGAAGTCCAATTGATATGGTAATTGGTAATGATATTACAACTCCTATTTCAATTAAAGCGTTTGAAGATGGTGGCTTTGAAAAATTAGCTAATCCTGATGGATTTGCAATTGTTCTTGATCACTTTATTCCTGCAAAAGATATAGCAAGTGCAAATCAAGCAAAAATCT comes from the Halarcobacter ebronensis genome and includes:
- the glmM gene encoding phosphoglucosamine mutase, with translation MKLFGTDGVRGKAGEYLDAITVLKLAKAAGIYFKKYSTTKKILVGKDTRRSGYMIENALVSGLTSVGYNVIQIGPMPTPAIAYLTESMRCDAGIMISASHNPFEDNGIKFFNNHGDKLGIESEAEIEKIFHNDDLLQAEEATGRNIGSSKRIDDVIGRYIVSIKSSFPHDLALNGIRVVLDCANGAAYKVAPTILDELGADVITVNNKPNGYNINESCGALHPEEVCNLVKEYRADIGIALDGDADRLVVVDEEGEVVDGDKLLGALALFLKNEKMLKGDACVATVMSNKALEDFLAIHKIGLIRANVGDKYVLDEMKKNGVNFGGEQSGHIIFSDVAKTGDGLASALQVLALILRSGKKASEVLNPFELYPQKLVNVKVLEKKPLNEIDGLEDILKGIREKGIRELIRYSGTENKIRLLLEGKDKKEVEKSMKELESFIKKVL
- the lspA gene encoding signal peptidase II, with translation MIDKFKIACSIFIALLIVDQVIKFGFAHFGWGVQGPIISLQLAYNYGVAFSMFSFLAEYLKYIQLTLVIIGSFYLYKNQYLFKEYYLAIALLYAGGLSNILDRFTYGAVVDYVYWHYMFEFAIFNLADVLIDLAVALIIYKQFRNSKKSQETL
- the rpsT gene encoding 30S ribosomal protein S20, with amino-acid sequence MANHKSAEKRARQTGIKTERNRFYKTRIKNVVKNVLAAVETADKDKAVEAMKTANKYLHHCVSKGILKKANASRKVSRLQVKVNAL